From Caloranaerobacter sp. TR13, one genomic window encodes:
- a CDS encoding ribose-phosphate pyrophosphokinase produces the protein MNIGGRKIKIFTGNANERFAKEICNELNIELGESQVGRFSDGEISVHISDSVRGADVFVIQPTCPPINENLMELLILIDALKRASAGRINAVIPYYGYARQDRKTKAREPITAKLVADILTTAGADRVVSMDLHAGQIQGYFDIPVDHLTGVPILADYFRNIIDKETVVVSPDIGGVRRARNFASLLDLPIAIIEKRRPKANVSEVMNIIGDIEDKNVILVDDIVDTAGSLTKAAKVLKDFGAKKVYACCTHPVLSGPAIDRLKDSVIEKLVVTDTIPLTENKQIDKIEVVSVAPLFAEAIKRIYSNESISKLFD, from the coding sequence ATGAATATAGGAGGAAGAAAGATTAAAATTTTTACTGGTAATGCAAACGAACGTTTTGCTAAAGAAATTTGTAATGAGTTAAATATTGAGTTAGGAGAAAGCCAAGTAGGAAGATTTAGTGATGGAGAGATTTCTGTTCATATTTCAGATTCTGTAAGAGGTGCAGATGTATTTGTTATTCAGCCTACTTGTCCTCCGATAAATGAAAACTTAATGGAATTACTTATCCTTATTGATGCTTTAAAAAGAGCTTCAGCTGGAAGAATAAACGCTGTAATACCATATTATGGATATGCTAGACAAGATAGAAAAACTAAAGCAAGAGAACCAATCACAGCAAAACTTGTAGCTGATATATTAACAACAGCAGGGGCAGACAGAGTAGTGAGTATGGATTTACATGCAGGACAAATTCAAGGATATTTTGATATACCAGTAGACCATTTAACAGGAGTGCCTATATTAGCAGATTATTTTAGAAATATAATAGATAAAGAAACAGTAGTAGTATCACCTGATATCGGTGGAGTTAGAAGAGCTAGAAATTTTGCAAGTTTATTAGACCTACCAATCGCTATAATTGAAAAGAGAAGACCTAAAGCTAATGTATCAGAGGTAATGAATATTATAGGGGATATAGAAGACAAAAATGTAATTTTAGTTGATGATATAGTTGATACTGCAGGTTCATTAACAAAAGCTGCTAAAGTATTAAAGGATTTTGGAGCAAAGAAAGTATATGCTTGTTGTACGCATCCAGTTCTTTCTGGACCTGCTATTGACAGATTAAAGGATTCAGTAATTGAAAAATTAGTAGTAACAGATACTATTCCTCTTACTGAAAATAAGCAGATTGATAAGATTGAAGTTGTTTCAGTAGCTCCATTATTCGCTGAAGCTATCAAAAGAATTTATTCAAATGAGTCAATAAGTAAACTTTTCGATTAA
- the pth gene encoding aminoacyl-tRNA hydrolase yields the protein MYAVIGLGNPGRAYDGTRHNVGFDTIDCLAVRNNVKLNKIKHKAVYGETFINNEKVILVKPQTYMNRSGECVLDIYNYYKIPIENIIVIYDDIDIKFASLRIRQKGSAGSHNGMKSILYHLQNENFPRIRIGVGKPKEGMNLADFVLSKFTKDEREMIDSTIERAALAVETIILKGLNKAMNEYNG from the coding sequence TTGTATGCAGTAATTGGACTAGGAAATCCAGGTAGAGCATATGATGGTACTAGACATAATGTAGGATTTGATACAATTGATTGTTTAGCAGTAAGAAATAATGTGAAATTAAATAAAATAAAACATAAAGCAGTATACGGAGAAACATTTATAAATAATGAAAAAGTTATATTAGTAAAGCCACAAACATATATGAATAGAAGTGGTGAATGTGTTTTAGATATATATAATTATTACAAAATACCAATTGAAAATATTATTGTTATATATGATGATATTGATATAAAGTTTGCTTCATTAAGAATAAGACAAAAAGGTAGTGCTGGAAGCCATAATGGTATGAAGTCAATATTATACCACTTACAAAATGAAAACTTTCCAAGAATAAGAATAGGCGTAGGTAAACCTAAAGAAGGTATGAATTTAGCTGACTTTGTATTAAGTAAATTTACTAAGGATGAAAGAGAAATGATCGATTCTACAATAGAGAGGGCAGCTTTAGCTGTAGAAACGATTATTCTTAAAGGATTAAATAAAGCTATGAATGAATATAATGGTTAA
- the mfd gene encoding transcription-repair coupling factor: protein MPLNVFTDQLKNLNQYSKLIEAINTKRYPVSLYGLSEESLAHICYGLNQHTSRQVLIVTYNELRAKKIVEDLRLFSSRDIELFPQREVVFYNVDAYSHGILHQRLNVIDKLIEAKPIIVVASIESIMDKVFNKEILNKYRTVLKYGDKIDLEKLIKNLNILGYERVDMIEGKGQFSVRGGIVDFYPITLENPVRVELFDDEIDSLRTFDIKTQRSIQNISEIKIGPAKEIIFEDEYRKEVVKQIENDLTKAVKKIGKEENSQLIVEKLTEKFTHYIELINSGLNFDNIEPLIPYFPVQYKSIVDYFDKSALMLIDEPNRIEENAMTYLKSFRSKFLDFFERGEVLPKQEGIYYNFDELKEKLNQRPCIMSMGLRKGTDIFESKETVNITTKGMQSFHNKIEFLVNELRNLKYRGYKTIILSGVEDRGKRLVETLKEYGVECSFIKTLDVEIKSGQIFVLAGTISRGFEYPDLKFAIISDKEIYGKSKRKRAKQYSKDTKKITSFTDLKPGDYVVHETHGIGVYVGIEQLKVQGVKKDYLSIKYSGKDRLYVPVDQMDLIQKYIGADSIKPKVNKLGTGEWVKTKQKAKKAIENMAKELLELYAKRQTTKGFAFSTDQPWQKQFEDLFPYEETNDQLKCIEEIKRDMEKDKPMDRLLCGDVGYGKTEVALRAAFKAVMDGKQVAFLVPTTILAQQHYNTIRERFSQFPVKVDMLSRFRTPSHQKKILRDLRSGNLDIVVGTHRLLSSDVKFKDLGLLIIDEEQRFGVKHKEALKKLKESIDVLTLTATPIPRTLHMALVGIRDMSVIDEPPEERYPVQTYVMEYNEGIIRDAIVKELNRDGQVYFVYNRVQGIQQMAAKLKKLVPEARIVVGHGQMNERELEKVMIDFLKREYDILVCTTIIETGLDISNVNTLIVYDSDKMGLSQLYQLRGRVGRSNRIAYAYFTYEKDKALSEVAEKRLKAIKEFTEFGSGFKIAMRDLEIRGAGNLLGPEQHGHMASIGYDLYVKYLEEAIKKLKGEIKQEDIETTIELNVDGYIPSRYIANEEQKIEIYKKISSIQNREDLSDVQEEIIDRFGDIPKEVDNLLKISLIKSMCKRAKISSLTQIDNYIKIEFVKPDIITPQLINELLNSFGRRMSFDISKTPHIKYKLMKKTQESILKEVQQVIQKISSFHEGEIDI from the coding sequence TTGCCTCTAAATGTCTTTACTGATCAGTTAAAAAATTTAAATCAATATAGTAAATTAATAGAAGCTATAAATACTAAAAGATATCCTGTATCTTTATATGGTTTATCTGAGGAAAGTCTAGCACATATTTGTTATGGACTTAATCAACATACTAGTAGACAAGTTCTTATAGTTACCTATAATGAACTTAGAGCTAAAAAAATTGTTGAAGATTTAAGATTATTTTCTTCTAGAGATATAGAACTATTTCCACAAAGAGAAGTTGTTTTTTATAATGTAGATGCTTATAGTCACGGAATTTTACATCAAAGATTAAATGTTATTGATAAGTTAATTGAAGCTAAGCCGATAATTGTTGTAGCTTCTATTGAATCAATAATGGATAAAGTTTTCAATAAAGAAATATTAAATAAATATAGAACAGTTTTGAAATATGGAGATAAGATTGATTTAGAAAAACTAATAAAAAATTTAAATATATTAGGTTATGAAAGAGTAGATATGATTGAAGGAAAAGGACAGTTCAGTGTAAGAGGTGGTATAGTAGATTTTTATCCTATAACTTTAGAAAATCCTGTAAGAGTAGAATTGTTTGATGATGAAATCGATTCATTAAGAACTTTTGACATAAAAACCCAAAGGTCAATTCAAAATATTTCAGAAATTAAAATAGGACCTGCTAAAGAAATTATCTTTGAAGATGAATATAGGAAAGAAGTAGTAAAGCAAATTGAAAATGATTTAACTAAAGCTGTTAAAAAGATAGGAAAGGAAGAAAATAGCCAACTAATAGTTGAGAAACTTACTGAAAAGTTCACACATTATATTGAATTAATTAATTCAGGATTAAATTTTGATAATATAGAGCCTCTTATACCATATTTTCCTGTTCAATATAAAAGCATAGTAGATTATTTTGACAAGTCAGCATTAATGCTTATAGATGAGCCAAACAGAATAGAAGAAAATGCAATGACATATTTAAAAAGTTTTAGAAGTAAATTTTTAGACTTTTTTGAAAGAGGAGAAGTGTTACCTAAACAAGAAGGGATTTATTATAACTTTGATGAGTTAAAAGAAAAATTAAATCAAAGACCTTGTATTATGTCAATGGGATTAAGAAAGGGTACTGATATCTTTGAAAGTAAAGAAACAGTTAATATTACAACAAAAGGTATGCAGTCATTTCATAACAAGATAGAATTTTTGGTAAATGAGCTCAGAAATTTAAAATATAGAGGATATAAGACAATAATACTTTCAGGAGTAGAAGATAGAGGAAAAAGGCTTGTTGAAACGCTTAAAGAGTATGGGGTAGAGTGCAGCTTCATAAAAACCCTTGATGTAGAAATAAAATCTGGACAAATTTTTGTTTTAGCAGGAACTATTAGTAGAGGATTTGAATATCCAGATTTGAAATTCGCAATAATTAGCGATAAAGAAATATATGGAAAATCCAAGAGGAAAAGAGCTAAACAATATAGTAAAGATACTAAGAAGATAACCTCATTTACTGATCTTAAGCCAGGAGATTATGTTGTACATGAAACACATGGAATTGGTGTATATGTAGGGATAGAGCAATTAAAGGTTCAAGGGGTAAAGAAGGACTATTTAAGTATAAAGTATTCTGGTAAAGATAGATTGTATGTTCCTGTAGATCAAATGGATTTAATACAAAAATATATAGGAGCAGATTCTATAAAGCCCAAAGTAAATAAACTAGGAACAGGAGAATGGGTTAAGACTAAACAAAAAGCTAAAAAGGCAATAGAGAATATGGCTAAAGAACTTCTTGAACTTTATGCCAAAAGACAAACTACTAAAGGATTTGCTTTTTCAACAGATCAGCCTTGGCAAAAACAATTTGAAGATTTATTTCCTTATGAAGAAACTAATGATCAATTAAAATGTATAGAAGAAATTAAACGAGATATGGAAAAAGACAAACCTATGGATAGGTTGTTGTGTGGAGATGTTGGATATGGAAAAACAGAAGTAGCTTTAAGGGCTGCATTTAAAGCTGTTATGGATGGAAAACAGGTTGCATTTTTAGTGCCTACAACTATTTTAGCTCAACAACATTACAATACGATAAGGGAGAGGTTTAGTCAATTTCCTGTTAAAGTAGATATGTTAAGTAGGTTTAGAACACCAAGTCATCAGAAGAAAATTTTAAGAGATTTAAGAAGTGGCAATTTAGATATTGTAGTCGGAACGCATAGATTATTATCAAGTGATGTGAAATTTAAGGATTTAGGGTTACTGATTATAGATGAGGAACAAAGATTTGGTGTTAAACATAAAGAAGCTTTAAAGAAATTAAAGGAATCAATTGATGTATTAACATTAACTGCAACTCCAATACCAAGAACTCTACATATGGCATTAGTTGGCATTAGAGATATGAGTGTTATAGATGAACCGCCAGAAGAAAGATATCCAGTACAAACATATGTTATGGAATATAATGAGGGTATAATTAGGGATGCAATAGTTAAAGAGTTAAATAGAGATGGTCAAGTATATTTTGTATATAATAGAGTACAAGGTATTCAGCAAATGGCAGCTAAATTAAAAAAATTAGTTCCTGAAGCTAGGATAGTAGTTGGACATGGACAAATGAATGAGAGAGAACTTGAGAAGGTTATGATAGATTTTCTAAAAAGAGAGTATGATATATTAGTATGTACGACTATTATTGAAACAGGGTTAGATATATCTAATGTAAATACTTTAATAGTTTATGATTCTGATAAAATGGGATTGTCACAGCTTTATCAGTTAAGAGGTAGGGTAGGAAGAAGTAATAGGATAGCATATGCATACTTTACTTATGAAAAAGACAAAGCACTATCTGAGGTTGCTGAAAAGCGGTTAAAAGCGATAAAAGAGTTTACTGAGTTTGGTTCTGGTTTTAAAATAGCCATGAGAGATTTAGAAATACGAGGTGCTGGAAATTTATTAGGACCTGAGCAACACGGTCACATGGCTTCAATTGGTTATGATTTATATGTGAAATATTTGGAGGAAGCGATAAAGAAACTTAAAGGTGAAATAAAGCAAGAAGATATAGAAACTACTATAGAATTGAATGTAGATGGATATATACCTAGTCGTTATATAGCTAATGAAGAACAAAAAATAGAGATATACAAGAAAATATCATCAATTCAAAACAGAGAAGATTTATCAGATGTACAAGAGGAGATAATAGACAGATTTGGAGATATACCTAAAGAAGTTGATAATTTGCTTAAGATATCATTAATAAAATCAATGTGTAAGAGAGCTAAAATAAGTTCATTAACTCAAATAGATAATTACATTAAGATAGAATTTGTTAAGCCTGATATTATTACACCGCAGCTTATTAATGAGCTTCTAAATAGCTTTGGAAGGCGTATGTCATTTGATATTTCAAAGACTCCTCATATAAAATATAAACTAATGAAAAAAACGCAAGAAAGCATATTAAAAGAGGTTCAACAAGTTATTCAAAAAATTAGCAGTTTTCATGAAGGGGAAATTGATATATAA
- a CDS encoding peptidylprolyl isomerase: MFNKIRVKFIGILLVVVLISVLSGCVNQEAKGEIVAKVNGDSIYKEDFEKDFNVYKKAVESKVGSEIWKQLEEEAMRRFLDKLIIEQIISQKAEELGIKVTDEEVDEEVKNYINYFENEEKFKEFLKQSNITEEYFRKEIKKEMLISKYKEEVLKDVKISPEEAKKYYEENIDLFRDYRVRARHILVKTEDEAKEILKQLKNGKDFAELAKEKSIGPSAANGGDLGYFSKGQMVPEFEKAAFSLEPGQISDIVKTQYGYHIIKVEDKIDKVYSFDEVKDKIIQELKNREYDKKLKELRENANVEIFLE; this comes from the coding sequence TTGTTTAATAAAATAAGAGTAAAATTTATTGGGATTTTGTTAGTAGTAGTACTTATTTCTGTATTGTCCGGCTGTGTAAATCAAGAGGCTAAAGGAGAAATTGTAGCAAAAGTTAATGGAGATAGCATATATAAGGAAGATTTTGAAAAGGACTTTAATGTCTATAAAAAGGCTGTTGAGAGTAAGGTAGGGTCTGAAATATGGAAGCAACTAGAAGAAGAAGCAATGAGAAGATTTTTAGACAAGTTAATTATTGAGCAGATAATATCTCAAAAAGCTGAAGAGTTAGGTATTAAGGTGACAGATGAGGAAGTTGACGAAGAAGTTAAAAATTATATTAATTACTTTGAAAATGAAGAAAAATTTAAAGAATTTTTAAAACAGAGCAATATAACAGAAGAGTATTTTAGAAAAGAAATAAAAAAGGAAATGTTGATTTCTAAATATAAAGAAGAAGTTCTAAAAGATGTAAAAATTTCTCCTGAAGAAGCAAAAAAATATTACGAAGAAAATATAGATTTATTTAGGGACTATAGAGTGAGAGCTAGACATATATTAGTTAAAACAGAAGATGAAGCAAAAGAAATTCTTAAGCAATTAAAAAATGGTAAAGATTTTGCGGAATTGGCAAAAGAAAAATCAATAGGCCCTTCAGCAGCAAATGGTGGAGATTTAGGCTATTTTAGTAAGGGTCAGATGGTACCAGAATTTGAAAAGGCAGCCTTTTCTCTAGAACCTGGACAAATTAGTGATATAGTAAAAACACAGTATGGTTATCATATTATTAAAGTAGAGGATAAGATTGATAAGGTATATTCATTTGATGAAGTTAAAGATAAAATAATACAAGAGTTGAAAAATAGAGAATATGATAAAAAGTTAAAAGAATTAAGAGAAAATGCTAATGTAGAAATATTTTTAGAATAG
- the spoVT gene encoding stage V sporulation protein T — protein MKATGIVRRIDDLGRVVIPKEIRRTLRIREGDPLEIFTDREGEIILKKYSPIVELSEFATEFAESLYETTGHITVITDRDTVVAISGGSKNDYLDKKVSPELEKIMEGKETYLASGKSKPIRVTSDEFNADKYTSQVIAPIITQGDPIGAVILCTKDNDKKMGELEAKLAETAAGFLAKQMEQ, from the coding sequence TTGAAGGCCACAGGAATAGTAAGAAGGATTGATGATTTAGGTAGAGTTGTAATCCCTAAAGAGATTAGAAGAACTCTTAGAATAAGAGAGGGAGATCCTTTAGAGATATTTACGGACAGAGAAGGCGAAATAATATTAAAAAAATATTCACCAATTGTTGAATTAAGTGAATTCGCTACTGAATTTGCAGAATCACTTTATGAAACTACAGGCCATATAACTGTAATAACAGATAGAGATACAGTAGTTGCAATTTCTGGAGGATCAAAGAATGATTACTTGGATAAAAAAGTTAGCCCAGAGCTTGAAAAGATTATGGAAGGTAAAGAAACATATTTAGCTTCTGGAAAGAGTAAGCCTATAAGAGTAACATCTGATGAATTTAATGCTGATAAATATACTAGCCAAGTAATAGCCCCTATAATTACTCAAGGAGATCCAATTGGAGCAGTCATTTTATGTACTAAGGATAATGATAAAAAAATGGGAGAGTTAGAAGCTAAGCTTGCTGAAACTGCAGCAGGTTTCTTAGCAAAACAGATGGAGCAATAG
- a CDS encoding polysaccharide biosynthesis protein yields MTKENFLKGAAILGIAGVLAKILGSVYRITLYYVLTDVGIGYYQTVYPLYNFLLAISTAGFPVAVAKLVAEKRALGDYKGAHRLFKITFFGFLFAGMATSIFVLAGAGYLSNLFSNKNAYYSYIAIAPALMLVPIMSAFRGYFQGRQTMIPTAASQLVEQLFRVAIGLFLAYQFLGRGLPLAAGGATFGASAGALAGTIVIMIIYFSQRKYIKQEIRNSVDYPKESLNSVIKKVLLIAIPITIGASIVPIMNNIDVAIVMRRLQSIGFTETEASGLYGRLAGMAQTLINLPQVLSVALAMSLVPAVSDAFARKNYAKISKIVRSGVRVTLLIGLPSALGLYILSTPIIELVYFVSDLETQQSVGSILAILSFSLIFLTLVQSLTAIMQGLGKPMIPVKNLAIGAVVKIILTYVLTGIPEIGVKGAALSTVAAYLVAAVLNFIAVMKHTRTSLNFVNVFVKPIISVILMVVFVKLSYVFLSSIIISKIATLASIIVGSLVYGFALLVTGAITSRDFELLPGGRKLSRVLNAIGLLRE; encoded by the coding sequence ATGACTAAGGAAAATTTTTTGAAAGGTGCTGCTATATTAGGGATAGCAGGAGTGTTAGCCAAAATATTAGGTTCAGTATATAGGATTACATTATATTATGTACTTACTGATGTAGGAATTGGATACTATCAGACTGTTTATCCACTTTATAATTTCTTATTAGCAATATCTACAGCAGGTTTTCCAGTTGCGGTTGCTAAGCTTGTAGCTGAAAAAAGGGCATTAGGGGACTATAAAGGAGCTCATAGATTGTTTAAGATAACATTTTTTGGATTTTTATTCGCTGGAATGGCTACTTCAATATTTGTTTTAGCAGGAGCAGGATATTTATCAAATTTATTCAGTAATAAAAATGCATATTATTCATATATAGCTATAGCACCTGCTTTAATGTTAGTTCCGATTATGTCTGCATTTAGAGGGTATTTTCAAGGTAGACAGACAATGATTCCTACGGCAGCGTCTCAATTAGTTGAACAATTATTTAGAGTTGCAATAGGTCTTTTTTTAGCATATCAATTTTTAGGAAGAGGATTACCATTAGCTGCTGGAGGAGCTACTTTCGGAGCATCTGCTGGAGCTTTAGCAGGTACTATTGTAATAATGATTATTTATTTTTCACAGAGAAAATATATAAAACAGGAAATAAGAAATAGTGTAGATTATCCTAAAGAAAGTTTAAATTCTGTTATTAAAAAAGTTTTATTAATTGCGATACCTATAACTATTGGTGCTTCCATAGTTCCTATAATGAATAATATTGATGTTGCCATAGTAATGAGAAGATTGCAATCTATAGGTTTCACAGAAACAGAAGCGAGTGGTTTGTATGGAAGATTGGCTGGAATGGCTCAGACTCTTATAAATTTACCTCAAGTTTTATCAGTTGCGTTAGCTATGAGTTTAGTACCAGCTGTATCTGATGCATTTGCCAGAAAAAATTATGCAAAAATCAGTAAAATAGTAAGGTCTGGTGTAAGAGTTACACTTCTTATCGGTTTACCTTCTGCGTTAGGTTTATATATTTTGTCTACGCCTATTATTGAATTAGTATATTTTGTTTCTGATTTAGAAACTCAACAAAGCGTAGGCTCTATACTTGCAATATTATCTTTTAGTTTGATTTTTCTAACTTTAGTACAATCACTTACAGCTATTATGCAGGGTTTAGGTAAACCTATGATTCCTGTAAAAAATCTAGCAATTGGGGCAGTAGTAAAAATAATTTTAACATATGTATTGACAGGAATACCTGAAATAGGGGTCAAAGGTGCAGCTTTAAGTACAGTAGCTGCATATTTAGTGGCGGCAGTATTAAATTTCATAGCGGTTATGAAGCATACAAGGACATCATTAAATTTTGTAAATGTTTTTGTCAAGCCGATAATTTCAGTTATATTAATGGTTGTATTTGTAAAGCTCTCATATGTATTTTTATCATCTATAATAATCAGTAAAATAGCAACTTTAGCTTCTATAATTGTAGGATCGTTAGTATATGGTTTTGCATTATTAGTAACTGGAGCAATAACTTCAAGAGATTTTGAATTATTGCCAGGTGGTAGAAAACTTTCTAGAGTATTAAATGCAATAGGACTTCTAAGGGAATAG
- the mazG gene encoding nucleoside triphosphate pyrophosphohydrolase produces MGKIIVIGLGPGDPDLLTIGAVKVLKKGYKVYLRTEKHPTVSFLYENNIEFESYDFMYEKGEDFDVIYENIAKDLVKKSEEHGIIIYCIPGHPLVAEKTVSLLTKYRDEGEVEVQIYSGVSFIDSVINAVQKDPISGMKVVDGLNLSMQSVDINVDNIITQVYNRMIASEVKLKLMEVYDDEYQIYVIRAAGVPGEEKILRIPLYELDRIEWIDYLTSIYIPKIDDENRSKYDLNNLINIMQKLRSKEGCPWDIKQTHQSLREYVLEEAYEVVDAIDKDDMDLLAEELGDLLLQVVFHAQIGKEEGYFTIWDVISSICSKLINRHPHVFGESNCKDSEEVMTNWNRIKDKEKNIESHSQRLESIAKGLPALIKSFKLQQKAADIGFDWPDVNGALEKVKEEFQEVLIEIKENNKNRIEEEIGDLLFAVVNISRFLKVNPEIALNKTINKFIERFKLMEDMSRGIGKDLQFMTLKEMDELWERTKIHKNKKIDKK; encoded by the coding sequence ATGGGAAAGATTATTGTTATAGGATTAGGTCCAGGAGATCCAGATTTGTTAACAATAGGTGCAGTAAAAGTTTTGAAAAAAGGTTATAAAGTCTATTTAAGAACTGAAAAACATCCAACAGTAAGTTTTCTTTATGAAAATAATATTGAATTTGAATCATACGATTTTATGTATGAAAAAGGTGAAGATTTTGATGTGATTTATGAAAATATAGCTAAAGACCTAGTGAAAAAATCTGAAGAACATGGTATCATTATTTACTGTATACCGGGACATCCTTTGGTAGCTGAAAAGACAGTATCATTGTTGACAAAGTATAGAGATGAAGGCGAAGTAGAAGTACAGATATATTCAGGTGTAAGTTTTATAGATAGTGTAATAAATGCTGTTCAGAAAGATCCAATAAGTGGGATGAAAGTTGTAGATGGTTTAAATTTAAGTATGCAGTCAGTAGATATTAATGTAGATAATATAATAACACAAGTTTATAACAGAATGATTGCTTCAGAAGTAAAATTGAAGCTAATGGAAGTATATGATGATGAGTATCAAATATATGTAATTAGAGCAGCAGGAGTACCAGGAGAAGAGAAAATACTAAGGATACCATTATATGAGCTAGACAGAATAGAATGGATTGATTATTTAACAAGTATTTATATCCCTAAGATTGATGATGAAAATAGATCAAAATATGATTTGAATAACTTAATTAATATTATGCAAAAATTGAGAAGTAAAGAAGGATGTCCATGGGATATTAAACAAACTCATCAATCTCTTCGAGAATATGTTTTAGAAGAAGCTTATGAAGTAGTTGATGCAATAGATAAAGATGATATGGATTTATTAGCTGAAGAATTAGGAGATTTGTTGCTGCAAGTAGTGTTTCATGCTCAGATAGGCAAAGAAGAAGGCTACTTTACTATCTGGGATGTAATATCTAGTATTTGTAGTAAGCTAATTAATAGACATCCTCATGTTTTTGGAGAAAGTAATTGTAAAGATTCCGAAGAAGTGATGACAAACTGGAATAGAATAAAAGATAAAGAAAAAAATATTGAAAGTCATAGTCAAAGACTTGAAAGTATAGCTAAGGGGTTACCTGCTTTAATAAAAAGCTTTAAACTCCAGCAGAAAGCTGCTGATATTGGTTTTGACTGGCCAGATGTAAATGGAGCTTTAGAAAAAGTAAAGGAAGAATTTCAAGAAGTACTAATTGAAATAAAAGAGAATAATAAAAATAGAATTGAAGAAGAAATAGGAGATTTATTATTTGCTGTAGTAAATATTAGTAGATTTTTAAAAGTAAATCCAGAAATTGCTTTAAATAAGACAATAAATAAGTTTATTGAAAGATTCAAACTTATGGAAGATATGAGTAGGGGAATAGGGAAAGATTTACAGTTTATGACATTGAAAGAGATGGATGAGCTGTGGGAAAGAACAAAGATACATAAAAATAAAAAAATAGATAAAAAATAA
- a CDS encoding HU family DNA-binding protein, producing the protein MNKAELVSSIAEKSGLTKKDAESALNAFMKSVEEALVKGEKVQLVGFGTFEVRERKARKGRNPRNPQEVIDIPASNAPVFKAGKSLKEAVNK; encoded by the coding sequence GTGAACAAGGCAGAATTAGTTTCAAGCATAGCTGAAAAGAGTGGTTTAACAAAAAAAGATGCTGAAAGCGCATTAAATGCATTCATGAAGAGTGTAGAAGAAGCATTAGTAAAAGGAGAAAAGGTTCAATTAGTAGGTTTCGGTACTTTTGAAGTAAGAGAAAGAAAAGCTAGAAAAGGTAGAAATCCTAGAAACCCTCAAGAAGTAATCGATATTCCAGCATCAAATGCACCAGTTTTCAAAGCTGGTAAGAGCTTAAAAGAGGCAGTTAACAAATAA
- a CDS encoding RNA-binding S4 domain-containing protein, translating to MRIDKFLKNSRIIKRRTVAKEACEQGRVLVNGKIAKPGTLVNVGDIIEINFGTRTMKIEVLQLLEHVTKDNAHNMYNII from the coding sequence ATGAGGATAGATAAATTTCTTAAAAATTCTAGAATAATCAAAAGAAGAACAGTTGCTAAAGAAGCCTGTGAACAAGGCAGAGTATTAGTAAATGGGAAGATAGCTAAACCTGGTACTTTGGTAAATGTAGGAGATATAATTGAAATAAATTTTGGTACTAGGACAATGAAAATCGAAGTATTACAGTTATTAGAACATGTAACAAAAGATAATGCTCATAATATGTATAATATAATATGA
- the yabP gene encoding sporulation protein YabP: MSEKKTTSRSQNIILENREKLNISGVEHVDSFNDNTIILLTVKGLMTVKGDDLNISKLNLEDGNIVIEGKINGILYTNKDTSSSKGSGLLGKMFK, translated from the coding sequence ATGAGTGAAAAGAAGACTACAAGCAGAAGTCAAAATATAATATTAGAAAATAGAGAGAAGCTTAATATATCTGGAGTAGAACATGTGGATAGTTTTAATGATAATACAATTATTCTATTAACTGTAAAAGGTCTAATGACTGTTAAAGGAGACGATTTAAACATTAGCAAACTAAATTTAGAAGATGGGAATATAGTTATAGAAGGTAAGATAAATGGTATCTTATATACTAACAAAGATACTTCTAGTTCAAAGGGTTCTGGCTTATTAGGCAAAATGTTTAAATAA